In Sphingomonas sp. R1, a single genomic region encodes these proteins:
- a CDS encoding ferritin-like domain-containing protein: protein MVSAFRRRYLDLLGSIYIYNEHRGYTSIDRVLEAVRARAPDDHALIAAIEKHRADERKHYQMFKRWFELQGRMPLSLDRTFGHIDRFVEIMFRRTIDTLDTQKLIEDDAQFEKLCRVISLTEQRGHRQVHVLLNHPAVLSDKVLTRIFRIIEKDEPSHWAPYDGWLRAHGRREPRWWERAVDSFIHSELLFVKLPFLFLNPLVRRRTDWADADERLQRRAMPAAA, encoded by the coding sequence ATGGTTTCCGCGTTCCGCCGCCGCTATCTCGACCTGCTGGGGTCGATCTACATCTACAACGAGCATCGCGGCTATACGAGCATCGATCGGGTGCTGGAGGCGGTCCGCGCCCGCGCGCCGGACGATCACGCGCTGATCGCCGCGATCGAGAAGCACCGGGCGGACGAGCGCAAGCACTATCAGATGTTCAAGCGCTGGTTCGAATTGCAGGGGCGCATGCCGCTGTCGCTCGATCGGACGTTCGGCCATATCGATCGCTTCGTCGAGATCATGTTCCGCCGCACCATCGATACGCTCGATACGCAAAAGCTGATCGAGGACGATGCCCAGTTCGAGAAGCTGTGCCGGGTGATCTCGCTGACCGAGCAGCGCGGGCATCGCCAGGTGCATGTCCTGCTCAATCACCCGGCGGTGCTGAGCGACAAGGTGCTCACCCGCATCTTCCGCATCATCGAGAAGGATGAGCCGAGCCACTGGGCGCCCTATGACGGCTGGCTGCGCGCGCATGGCAGGCGCGAGCCGCGCTGGTGGGAGCGCGCGGTGGACAGCTTCATCCATTCCGAGCTGCTGTTTGTGAAGCTGCCCTTCCTGTTCCTCAATCCCCTGGTCCGCCGTCGCACCGATTGGGCGGATGCGGACGAGCGGTTGCAGCGGCGCGCGATGCCGGCTGCAGCCTGA
- a CDS encoding bile acid:sodium symporter family protein encodes MAALRRWIDPYLLMLLGTVGLAALFPARGMWANIADEAVTIAVALLFFLYGARLAPTAIWAGLTNWRLQLTVFLSTFLFFPLLGIGAYALAGQVLPGGIALGILFLCLLPSTVQSSIAFTSIARGNVPAALCSASLSNLIGVIITPLLAALLLPHGSGAGFSLGQLESIAMQILLPFAAGQAARPLIGGFILKHRTLTMVVDRGSILLVVYAAFSEGMVAGVWSRVSLTDLALVLAFNAVLLGIVIAVTMVGSRRLGFTTEDEIAIVFCGSKKSMASGIPMATILFPRGAVSLIVLPLMIFHQLQLFVCAVLARKYGARNG; translated from the coding sequence ATGGCCGCCCTTCGTCGCTGGATCGATCCCTATCTGTTGATGCTGCTGGGCACGGTGGGCCTGGCCGCGCTGTTCCCGGCGCGGGGCATGTGGGCGAACATCGCCGACGAGGCCGTGACGATCGCGGTGGCGCTGCTGTTCTTCCTCTATGGCGCGCGGCTGGCGCCCACGGCGATCTGGGCGGGGCTGACCAACTGGCGGCTGCAGCTGACCGTGTTCCTCAGCACCTTCCTGTTTTTCCCGCTGCTGGGGATAGGCGCCTATGCGCTGGCCGGGCAGGTGTTGCCGGGCGGGATTGCGCTCGGCATCCTGTTCCTCTGCCTGCTGCCCTCTACCGTCCAGTCCTCGATCGCCTTTACCTCGATCGCGCGCGGGAATGTGCCGGCGGCATTGTGCAGCGCCTCGCTTTCCAACCTGATCGGGGTGATCATCACGCCGCTGCTCGCAGCGCTGCTGCTGCCGCATGGCAGCGGCGCGGGCTTCTCGCTCGGCCAGCTCGAATCGATTGCGATGCAGATCCTGCTGCCCTTTGCGGCGGGGCAGGCGGCGCGGCCGCTGATCGGCGGGTTCATCCTCAAGCACCGGACGCTGACCATGGTCGTCGACCGCGGATCGATCCTGCTCGTCGTCTACGCGGCGTTCAGCGAGGGTATGGTCGCCGGCGTGTGGAGCCGCGTGTCGCTTACCGATCTCGCGCTGGTGCTGGCGTTCAACGCGGTGCTGCTCGGCATCGTGATCGCCGTGACGATGGTCGGCAGCCGCAGGCTCGGCTTCACGACCGAGGACGAGATCGCCATCGTCTTCTGCGGATCGAAGAAGAGCATGGCGAGCGGCATCCCGATGGCGACCATCCTGTTCCCCCGCGGCGCGGTGAGCCTGATCGTGCTGCCGCTGATGATCTTCCACCAGCTCCAGCTGTTCGTCTGCGCGGTGCTGGCGCGGAAATATGGAGCGCGAAACGGATGA
- the cpaB gene encoding Flp pilus assembly protein CpaB: MDARRLLLLVGALVVAAITAFMARSLVVGTPAPVAGAMPNGAVAAPPPPPVNTTEVLVAKRALPVGTILDPTALEFRPWPKDLVQGAYFVRGQSEPAKLQGTVVRFAVPAGQPVTQGALVKPGDRGFLAAALGPGMRAVTVPVSAQSAVAGFVFPGDHIDLILTQTVSGDGPPLRASETVLRNLRVLATDQRTDKQTDDKGKTVVVGYSTVTVEATPKIAEKIAVAQTVGTLSLSLRSLADTQSDLDEAIASGAVSVPDDPAKEKAFLARAASRPQDDGDSYVTGADVSRFQRRTVPAKESGQPGETMGGPAPAPAAGYSGATPKATGPVVRVVRGSDASIVTVSGKN, translated from the coding sequence ATGGACGCACGTAGGCTATTGCTGCTGGTAGGTGCGCTGGTGGTCGCTGCGATCACGGCGTTCATGGCGCGCAGCCTCGTCGTGGGTACGCCCGCGCCCGTCGCCGGTGCGATGCCGAACGGCGCCGTGGCCGCGCCGCCGCCGCCGCCAGTCAACACCACCGAAGTGCTGGTCGCCAAGCGCGCGCTGCCGGTGGGTACCATCCTCGATCCCACCGCGCTGGAATTCCGCCCGTGGCCCAAGGATCTGGTGCAGGGCGCCTATTTCGTGCGCGGCCAGAGCGAGCCCGCCAAGCTGCAGGGCACCGTGGTCCGCTTCGCCGTGCCGGCCGGCCAGCCGGTAACGCAGGGCGCGCTGGTCAAGCCCGGGGACCGCGGCTTCCTCGCCGCCGCGCTGGGCCCCGGCATGCGCGCGGTGACCGTGCCCGTCTCCGCCCAGAGCGCGGTGGCCGGCTTCGTCTTCCCCGGCGACCATATCGACCTGATCCTGACCCAGACCGTGTCCGGCGACGGCCCGCCGCTGCGCGCCTCGGAAACCGTGCTGCGCAATCTGCGCGTGCTTGCCACCGACCAGCGCACCGACAAGCAGACCGACGACAAGGGCAAGACCGTCGTCGTCGGCTATTCCACCGTCACCGTCGAGGCGACGCCCAAGATCGCCGAGAAGATCGCGGTGGCGCAGACCGTGGGCACCCTGTCGCTGTCGCTGCGCTCGCTTGCCGACACGCAGAGCGATCTCGACGAGGCGATCGCCAGCGGCGCGGTGAGCGTCCCCGACGATCCCGCCAAGGAGAAGGCGTTCCTCGCCCGCGCCGCCAGCCGCCCCCAGGACGACGGCGACAGCTATGTCACCGGCGCGGACGTGTCGCGCTTCCAGCGGCGAACCGTGCCCGCCAAGGAAAGCGGGCAGCCCGGCGAGACGATGGGCGGCCCCGCCCCCGCACCGGCGGCGGGCTATTCGGGCGCGACACCGAAGGCGACCGGCCCGGTGGTGCGCGTCGTGCGCGGCAGCGATGCCAGCATCGTCACCGTCAGCGGAAAGAACTGA
- a CDS encoding alpha/beta fold hydrolase, protein MAVSRNTAREIPAGANVDRWSAADGWLLRRFHWPSADGRGSILFQTGRGDVFEKYLESFAHWHAQGWTITAFDWRGQGGSGRLTPKANCGHIDDFAAYVADLRAFAARWMAETPGPHVVMGHSMGGHLVLRGLAEGAIVPDAAVLIAPMLGVRSGLGRLAAPMARLLSRLGDPRRPAWKGNEKPYTTETRANLLTHDPDRYADELWWQAQDRALLTGPPSWQWLVEAFRSMADLEAGPIEAVHTPLLLLVAEADGLVDPRAALRIAPRLPDAEILRFGPESAHEILREADPVRDRALGAIQRFLDTRAPRR, encoded by the coding sequence ATGGCAGTTTCCCGGAATACAGCACGCGAAATCCCCGCCGGCGCGAACGTCGATCGCTGGTCCGCGGCCGATGGCTGGCTGCTCCGGCGCTTCCACTGGCCCTCCGCCGACGGCCGCGGCAGCATCCTGTTCCAGACCGGCCGCGGCGACGTGTTCGAGAAATATCTGGAGAGCTTCGCCCACTGGCATGCGCAGGGCTGGACGATCACCGCGTTCGACTGGCGCGGCCAGGGCGGCTCGGGACGGCTGACCCCCAAGGCCAATTGCGGGCATATCGACGATTTCGCAGCCTATGTCGCCGATCTGCGCGCGTTCGCCGCGCGGTGGATGGCGGAGACGCCCGGCCCGCATGTCGTGATGGGGCATTCGATGGGCGGGCATCTGGTGTTGCGCGGGCTGGCGGAGGGGGCGATCGTTCCCGATGCGGCGGTGCTGATCGCGCCGATGCTGGGCGTGCGCAGCGGGCTCGGCCGGCTGGCGGCGCCGATGGCGCGATTGCTGTCGCGGCTCGGCGACCCGCGCCGCCCGGCCTGGAAGGGCAACGAGAAGCCCTATACCACCGAGACGCGGGCCAATCTGCTCACCCATGATCCCGATCGCTATGCCGACGAGCTGTGGTGGCAGGCGCAGGACCGCGCGCTGCTGACCGGGCCGCCGAGCTGGCAGTGGCTGGTCGAGGCATTCCGATCGATGGCCGATCTCGAAGCGGGTCCGATCGAGGCGGTGCACACGCCGCTGCTGTTGCTCGTGGCCGAGGCGGACGGGCTGGTCGACCCCCGCGCAGCGCTGCGCATCGCGCCGCGGCTGCCCGATGCGGAGATACTGCGCTTCGGCCCCGAAAGCGCGCACGAGATCCTGCGCGAGGCCGATCCGGTGCGGGACCGCGCACTGGGCGCAATCCAGCGTTTTCTCGACACGCGGGCGCCGCGCCGGTGA
- a CDS encoding CpaD family pilus assembly protein, whose translation MFPRPALALVAPALLLTGCAGYNGSLDSVHQPVVSRQDLTLDLQASNGRLAPGEDRRLAEWMGAMNLRYGDRLAIDDGADGSTGRVDVAAAAGRYGLMLADRAPATGRPAGSDSVRVVLTRTTASVPGCPDYSHPTMMTADASTSSNFGCATAANLAAMIADPADLVRGAPGAPTADTMTMSKAIGAYRAATPSGAGGTAVKAESAGGPK comes from the coding sequence TTGTTCCCGCGCCCTGCCCTCGCCCTCGTCGCCCCCGCGCTGCTGCTGACCGGATGCGCCGGCTATAACGGCAGCCTGGATTCGGTGCACCAGCCGGTCGTCAGCCGGCAGGATCTGACGCTGGACCTGCAGGCATCGAACGGCCGCCTGGCACCGGGCGAGGACCGGCGCCTCGCCGAATGGATGGGCGCGATGAACCTGCGCTACGGCGACCGGCTGGCGATCGACGACGGCGCGGACGGCAGCACCGGCCGGGTGGACGTCGCCGCCGCTGCCGGACGCTACGGGCTGATGCTGGCGGACCGCGCGCCCGCGACCGGCCGACCCGCCGGGTCGGACAGCGTTCGCGTGGTGCTCACCCGCACCACCGCCAGCGTACCCGGCTGCCCCGATTATTCGCACCCGACGATGATGACCGCGGATGCCAGCACCAGCTCCAATTTCGGGTGCGCGACGGCGGCCAATCTCGCGGCGATGATCGCCGATCCGGCCGATCTGGTGCGCGGTGCCCCCGGCGCCCCGACCGCCGACACGATGACGATGAGCAAGGCGATCGGCGCCTATCGCGCGGCCACGCCCTCTGGCGCCGGCGGCACGGCGGTGAAGGCGGAGTCGGCGGGAGGGCCGAAGTGA
- a CDS encoding pilus assembly protein CpaE, with translation MNAPFNPARAASREPFTAFVCDEGTAELMRPITVELGWSPEKVNKGGLRNAVQTLAVSASPNILFVDLSESGDPLNDINALAEVCEPGTIVLTAGAVNDVRLYRDLIASGIQDYLLKPINPDMLRDAFLQAQTALNAPKHVEASVGRPHATLAVIGTRGGCGATSIAASLAWLISEREARTTALLDLDVHFGTGALALDLEPGRGLTDAIENPSRIDGLFIERAMVRASERLAVLSAEAPINAPMLGDGAAFYQLQEEMRGAFECTVTDLPRQMLVQHPHLIADVQVAVLATELTLAAARDAIRILSWFKSNAPQTQLFIVANKVPQAGLLEISRKDFEGSIERRIDFVVPFEPKIASQAAKLGKTMAEVGKNQRGFAPLTELSRRILEITDAGEEGEAKAAAKGGSLLSKLGDLKALMASKKK, from the coding sequence GTGAACGCGCCGTTCAACCCGGCCCGCGCGGCAAGCCGCGAACCGTTCACCGCGTTCGTCTGCGACGAGGGCACCGCCGAACTCATGCGGCCGATCACGGTCGAGCTCGGCTGGTCGCCGGAGAAGGTCAACAAGGGCGGCCTGCGCAACGCGGTGCAGACGCTGGCGGTCTCCGCCAGCCCGAACATCCTGTTCGTCGACCTCTCCGAATCCGGCGACCCGCTCAACGACATCAACGCGCTGGCCGAGGTGTGCGAGCCCGGCACGATCGTGCTGACCGCCGGCGCGGTGAACGATGTGCGGCTCTACCGCGACCTGATCGCCAGCGGCATCCAGGATTATCTGCTCAAGCCGATCAATCCGGACATGCTGCGCGACGCCTTTCTACAGGCGCAGACCGCGCTCAACGCGCCCAAGCATGTGGAAGCGAGCGTCGGCCGGCCGCATGCGACGCTGGCGGTGATCGGCACACGCGGCGGCTGCGGCGCGACCAGCATCGCCGCGTCGCTCGCCTGGCTGATCAGCGAGCGGGAGGCCCGCACCACCGCGCTGCTCGACCTGGACGTGCATTTCGGCACCGGCGCGCTGGCGCTCGATCTGGAACCCGGCCGCGGCCTGACCGATGCGATCGAGAATCCCAGCCGCATCGACGGGCTGTTCATCGAACGCGCGATGGTGCGCGCCTCCGAACGGCTCGCGGTGCTCTCCGCCGAGGCGCCAATCAACGCGCCGATGCTGGGCGACGGCGCCGCCTTCTACCAGCTGCAGGAGGAGATGCGCGGCGCGTTCGAATGCACCGTGACGGACCTGCCGCGCCAGATGCTGGTGCAGCACCCCCACCTGATCGCCGACGTGCAGGTGGCGGTGCTCGCCACCGAACTGACGCTGGCCGCCGCACGCGATGCCATCCGCATCCTCAGCTGGTTCAAGTCGAACGCGCCCCAGACGCAGCTGTTCATCGTCGCCAACAAGGTGCCGCAGGCGGGGCTGCTGGAGATCAGCCGCAAGGATTTCGAGGGCTCGATCGAGCGCCGCATCGATTTTGTCGTGCCGTTCGAGCCGAAGATCGCCAGCCAGGCTGCCAAGCTGGGGAAGACGATGGCCGAGGTGGGCAAGAACCAGCGCGGTTTCGCACCGCTGACGGAGCTCAGCCGCCGCATCCTCGAGATCACCGATGCCGGCGAGGAAGGCGAGGCCAAGGCGGCCGCCAAGGGCGGATCGCTGCTCAGCAAGCTCGGCGACCTCAAGGCGCTGATGGCGAGCAAGAAGAAATAG
- a CDS encoding FadR/GntR family transcriptional regulator, translated as MKLNRSKLYQRVAASIADGIEAGRWAPGTRLPGERDLAEEYKVSRPTIREAMIALEMKGWIEARHGSGLYVTHRDNSGGLREDALNLDIGAFDLTEARILFEGEAAALAAVSITPEQLAELDHIAAEMSDPATGNATLFDADHRFHIAVANATGNSAIRSVVEYLWDLRTRSPLCANMFDRARRNGVNPRYDEHRPILDALHARDPHAARSAMRRHLRGVVDDLLEATELELIERARHELDARRDTLARRLEIGPA; from the coding sequence ATGAAACTCAACCGCAGCAAACTCTACCAGCGCGTGGCGGCGTCGATCGCCGACGGAATCGAAGCCGGCCGCTGGGCCCCCGGCACGCGGCTCCCCGGTGAGCGCGATCTGGCCGAGGAGTATAAGGTCAGCCGTCCGACGATCCGGGAAGCGATGATTGCGCTGGAGATGAAGGGCTGGATCGAGGCGCGCCACGGATCGGGCCTGTACGTCACCCATCGCGACAATTCGGGCGGGCTGCGCGAGGATGCGCTCAACCTGGATATCGGTGCGTTCGACCTGACCGAGGCACGCATCCTGTTCGAAGGCGAGGCCGCGGCGCTGGCGGCGGTGTCGATCACCCCGGAACAGCTCGCCGAGCTCGACCACATCGCGGCCGAGATGTCGGACCCCGCCACCGGCAACGCGACGCTGTTCGATGCCGATCACCGCTTCCACATCGCGGTGGCCAATGCGACCGGCAACTCCGCGATCCGCAGCGTGGTGGAATATCTATGGGACCTGCGCACCCGCTCGCCGCTGTGCGCCAACATGTTCGATCGCGCCCGCCGCAACGGCGTGAACCCGCGCTATGACGAACATCGCCCCATCCTCGATGCGCTTCATGCCCGCGATCCGCATGCCGCGCGGTCGGCGATGCGCCGGCATCTGCGCGGCGTGGTCGACGATCTGCTGGAGGCGACCGAGCTGGAACTGATCGAGCGTGCCCGGCACGAGCTCGACGCGCGCCGCGATACGCTGGCCAGGCGGCTGGAAATCGGCCCGGCCTGA
- a CDS encoding NAD(P)/FAD-dependent oxidoreductase, with protein sequence MTRYDVAIVGAGIAGASLAAELAPHARVLLLEAEDRPGYHATGRSAAFWSETYGGPDIQPLTTASGPALRDGGFLDPLGELHLARAGGQAQVDAFLAAFEGSGVALHAVDPRALVPGLRDDWTLGVHEPGCAYIDVAALHQRFLARARAAGAMLHCSAALTGATRGGGVWQLDTRAGAFAAEVLVNAAGAWADEVAHLAGVAPIGIRAYRRTMVQLRTDPAPPAACPLVSDLGGSFYFKPEAGGRLWLTPHDEVDSPPCDAAPEEIDIATAIHRFEQVVDWRVAALEHRWAGLRSFAPDRRPVYGHDPAAPGFFWCAGQGGFGIQTAPAASRLACQLLLRETPALDPARYRPDRFRD encoded by the coding sequence GTGACCCGTTACGATGTGGCGATCGTCGGCGCCGGCATCGCCGGCGCGAGCCTGGCTGCGGAACTGGCGCCGCACGCGCGCGTGCTGCTGCTGGAGGCGGAGGATCGCCCCGGCTATCACGCGACGGGGCGTTCGGCGGCCTTCTGGTCCGAAACCTATGGCGGGCCGGACATCCAGCCGCTCACCACGGCCTCCGGCCCGGCGCTGCGCGACGGCGGGTTTCTGGACCCGCTCGGCGAGCTCCACCTCGCCCGCGCGGGTGGCCAGGCGCAGGTCGATGCCTTTCTCGCCGCATTCGAGGGCAGCGGGGTGGCGCTCCATGCCGTCGATCCGCGGGCGCTGGTTCCCGGTCTGCGGGACGACTGGACGCTCGGCGTGCACGAGCCCGGCTGTGCCTATATCGACGTGGCTGCGCTGCATCAGCGGTTTCTCGCCCGTGCCCGCGCAGCGGGGGCGATGCTCCACTGCTCGGCGGCGCTGACCGGCGCGACGCGGGGAGGGGGCGTCTGGCAGCTGGACACCCGCGCCGGTGCGTTTGCCGCCGAGGTGCTGGTCAACGCCGCCGGCGCCTGGGCCGACGAGGTGGCGCACCTTGCCGGTGTCGCGCCGATCGGGATCCGCGCCTATCGTCGCACCATGGTGCAGTTGCGCACCGATCCCGCGCCCCCGGCGGCCTGTCCGCTGGTCAGTGATCTCGGCGGCAGCTTCTACTTCAAGCCCGAGGCGGGCGGGCGGCTTTGGCTGACGCCGCATGACGAAGTGGACAGCCCGCCCTGCGACGCCGCGCCCGAGGAAATCGACATCGCCACCGCCATCCATCGGTTCGAGCAGGTGGTCGACTGGCGGGTTGCGGCGCTCGAGCATCGTTGGGCGGGCCTGCGCAGCTTCGCGCCCGACCGGCGGCCGGTCTATGGCCATGATCCGGCAGCGCCCGGCTTCTTCTGGTGCGCGGGGCAGGGCGGCTTCGGCATCCAGACCGCGCCGGCGGCAAGCCGATTGGCCTGCCAGTTGCTGCTGCGCGAGACGCCCGCGCTGGATCCGGCGCGCTATCGTCCCGATCGGTTTCGGGACTGA
- a CDS encoding type II and III secretion system protein family protein, protein MQRTLLLGVGAVAALIACQPVPAQTRSAKPVARMAQLPAGSQRPTRDVVLSIGEGELVTLPAAAANVWTSNPGVADVYVASSRQIHLYGKAFGEATVFATNAAGAVVYSANVRVSQNISSIDAMMKAAMPDSDISVTTVGQIAVINGTVRSPQDSEQAQRLVTSLLNPGVKVDDASAPLKIGVVNRLRTATPLQVQLQVRFAEVSRSFVKNLNVNLTNRDHGSVLFGISQGKQGSITTWTGDTQDSASGAVKGDKVFTFPSPSTGSTLLGAAGHFLGTDLLASLDFGETIGQVSTLATPSLTALSGETANFLAGGEIPIPIAQALGTTTVEYKQYGVSLAFTPTVLADGRISLHVRPEVSQLSSSGAVTLANTTIPALTTRRSETTVELGSGESMVIGGLLQNTHNNSITKTPGLGDMPILGALFRSNGFQRNETELVIVITPYLVRPVNANQIRLPTDGYKAPNDFDRIFLGELAGGKSGGERPMPRMAPQGASTPPTDALAPAPVAPSRSGRKSRGAATPGFGL, encoded by the coding sequence ATGCAGCGCACCCTCCTCCTCGGCGTAGGCGCTGTCGCGGCCCTGATCGCCTGCCAGCCCGTGCCCGCGCAGACCCGGTCCGCCAAGCCGGTCGCACGCATGGCGCAGCTGCCCGCGGGCAGCCAGCGGCCGACCCGCGACGTCGTGCTGTCGATCGGCGAGGGCGAGCTGGTCACGCTGCCGGCCGCCGCCGCCAATGTCTGGACGTCCAATCCCGGCGTCGCCGACGTCTATGTCGCGAGCAGCCGCCAGATCCACCTCTATGGCAAGGCCTTTGGCGAGGCGACGGTGTTCGCTACCAACGCGGCGGGCGCGGTGGTCTATTCGGCCAATGTCCGCGTCAGCCAGAACATCAGCAGCATCGATGCGATGATGAAGGCGGCGATGCCCGACTCGGACATAAGCGTCACCACGGTGGGCCAGATCGCGGTGATCAACGGCACGGTGCGCTCGCCGCAGGACAGCGAGCAGGCGCAGCGGCTGGTCACCAGCCTGCTCAACCCCGGCGTGAAGGTCGACGATGCCAGCGCACCGCTGAAGATCGGCGTGGTCAACCGGCTGCGCACCGCAACCCCGCTGCAGGTGCAGCTGCAGGTGCGCTTCGCCGAGGTGAGCCGCAGCTTCGTCAAGAACCTGAACGTCAATCTGACCAACCGCGACCATGGCAGCGTCCTGTTCGGAATCAGCCAGGGCAAGCAGGGATCGATCACCACCTGGACCGGGGATACGCAGGACTCCGCCAGCGGCGCGGTGAAGGGCGACAAGGTGTTCACCTTCCCCAGCCCCAGCACGGGCAGCACGCTGCTTGGCGCGGCGGGCCATTTCCTCGGCACCGATCTGCTCGCCAGCCTCGATTTCGGCGAGACGATCGGGCAGGTCTCCACGCTCGCCACGCCCAGCCTTACCGCGCTCTCGGGCGAGACGGCGAACTTCCTGGCCGGCGGCGAGATCCCGATCCCGATCGCCCAGGCGCTCGGCACGACGACGGTCGAATACAAGCAATATGGCGTGAGCCTGGCCTTCACCCCCACCGTGCTGGCCGACGGGCGCATCTCGCTGCACGTCCGGCCCGAAGTCTCGCAGCTTTCCTCCTCGGGGGCGGTGACGCTGGCCAATACCACGATCCCCGCACTCACCACCCGACGCAGCGAAACCACGGTCGAGCTCGGCTCGGGCGAGAGCATGGTGATCGGCGGGCTGCTGCAGAACACCCACAACAACTCGATCACCAAGACGCCGGGCCTCGGCGACATGCCGATCCTGGGGGCGCTGTTCCGCTCCAACGGCTTCCAGCGCAACGAAACCGAGCTGGTGATCGTGATCACGCCCTATCTCGTGCGCCCGGTGAACGCCAACCAGATCCGCCTGCCGACCGACGGCTACAAGGCGCCCAATGATTTCGACCGCATCTTCCTGGGCGAACTTGCCGGCGGGAAGAGCGGTGGAGAGCGGCCGATGCCCCGCATGGCGCCGCAGGGTGCCTCCACCCCGCCGACCGATGCGCTGGCGCCCGCGCCGGTCGCGCCGTCCCGTTCGGGCCGCAAGTCCAGGGGCGCCGCTACGCCCGGCTTCGGCCTGTGA
- a CDS encoding prepilin peptidase, which translates to MGAIFQACMLGALALLLVSAGVEDVRFRTIANAKNLAIALAAPLWWWATGMALWPDIAIQIGCAALVFALFVGAFALGMMGGGDVKLIGALALWLPLLPLLRMLLLMSLLGGALTLLMLVGTWIRRRGSASIEVPYGVAITLAALIVLCEPILNRIG; encoded by the coding sequence ATGGGGGCGATCTTCCAGGCTTGTATGCTCGGCGCGCTGGCGCTGCTCCTGGTATCCGCCGGGGTGGAGGACGTGCGCTTCCGCACCATCGCCAACGCCAAGAACCTCGCGATCGCGCTTGCCGCACCGCTGTGGTGGTGGGCGACCGGCATGGCGCTGTGGCCCGATATTGCCATCCAGATCGGATGCGCCGCCCTCGTCTTCGCGCTGTTTGTCGGCGCCTTTGCGCTGGGCATGATGGGGGGCGGTGACGTGAAGCTGATCGGCGCGCTGGCGCTGTGGCTGCCGCTGCTGCCGCTGCTGCGGATGCTGCTGCTGATGTCGCTGCTGGGCGGCGCGCTCACGCTGCTGATGCTGGTGGGGACATGGATCCGGCGGCGCGGATCCGCGTCCATCGAGGTGCCGTACGGCGTGGCGATCACGCTGGCGGCGCTGATTGTCCTTTGCGAACCGATTCTTAACCGAATTGGATGA
- a CDS encoding acyl-CoA thioesterase — protein sequence MGHVNNASYLKWVQAAVVSHWQALAPVEAVAEHLWVALKHEITYRRPAFLEDDVVATVLLEKVQGARAFYETVIRRGSEVLAEVKSSWCCLDAETKRPARLAKDVIDRFFVKAAD from the coding sequence ATGGGGCATGTCAACAACGCTTCTTACCTGAAATGGGTACAGGCGGCGGTGGTGAGCCACTGGCAGGCGCTGGCCCCGGTCGAGGCTGTGGCCGAGCATCTGTGGGTCGCGCTCAAGCACGAGATCACCTATCGCCGCCCGGCCTTCCTCGAGGACGATGTGGTCGCCACCGTGCTGCTGGAGAAGGTGCAGGGCGCGCGCGCCTTTTACGAGACCGTGATCCGCCGCGGCTCCGAGGTGCTGGCCGAGGTGAAGTCCAGCTGGTGCTGCCTCGATGCCGAGACCAAGCGTCCGGCGCGGCTCGCCAAGGACGTGATCGACCGGTTCTTCGTCAAGGCGGCCGATTGA